One Falco peregrinus isolate bFalPer1 chromosome 10, bFalPer1.pri, whole genome shotgun sequence genomic window, TGCACCCTTTCCGGGAAGGCCAGATCGAGCGATACCGGCTGCGAGCTGGGTTTGCCAGGGCTGGTGCAGAGCCCTCATCTGATAGCGAAGGGCAGTGCGCCTGTGCGGGGGCTGCTGCACTAATCTCGGGGCATCAGAGCTCTCGAGATAACGAGTTATTTCCCTGCAGTCATTTAAACATTAGAGTAAAACCTAAAATGGGTGAAACTAGCTGTTTCCCATGCGAAGGGATGAGTCACCGGGTGCTGGGTCACTGCTGAAGGCGGGGAGGGCGCTGGGGGGCAcgggcagccccctgccatgctGTTCTGCCATGCCgctgcctgcatcccagcaAAGCAGCCGCCCGTGAGGAGcggggcagcctgcaggcatcATCTTCCCCCGTGGGGCACCCACCCAGGGCCACCCTGACCCAGGGGGTGTTGACACAGGTGTTGCAAGCATCGAGTGCTCGGGGCGCGTCTGGATCGAGCCTGCACCCATGGTGCTGATGGGCTCCAACATCTCCATCAACTGCCTTGCCACTCCCGGCTGCCCCCGTGCCGAGTTCTTCATCTTCCTCAACTACAGCCTCGTTGAGGGTCCCCTGCACCCCGTTAACAGCAGCACCGTCCAGCTCTGGCTGCACGATTTCCAGGAGCCCTTCAGGACCGTTGCCTGCTTCACCCGCTGCCCCAACAGCAAGAGGAGCCAGCTGGTGTGCGGTGCCAACATCCAGGCCGGCTGTGAGTACCCTGCCGTGCGTTTGGGCAACTTCTACTAAGCCACCAGCCTCGAGGAGGTCGGGGAGGGGTTGCAACAGCCTGAGTTTGGCACCCCTCGGGAGGGTGTCCACATGCTCTGCCTGACCTTCCCTCCGCAGACCCTCCAGACCCCCCCAGCAACCTGACTTGCACCATCCGCGAGCGCTCGGGGCACCTGGCGTGCACGTGGGATAGGGGGCGGCTGACCCACCTGAGCACCCACTACACCCTCCACCTGCGCCGGTAaggccccggggcggggggctgcagggtgggcgAAGTGATGAGCGGGACAGGGCCAGAGGGAGCCGGTGCATGGTGTGCAGTCAGGGTGCCGCAGCCGCAAAGCCAGGTGACACCAGGGCTCCTCTGCTGCCGGCAGCTAGGAGTGGGTGTCGTGCCCTAGTTCTAAAGCTCACATCTTCCTGGGCTCCGGCTTGCAAACCGCACGTTAAACCACAGGTTTAGCTCTGCAGGACAGACCTTACACACTCAGGGCACTCAGTGGCCCGGCAAGAATTGCATCACATTGCAACGCATTACAGCAATGcattttttgcagatttttgaCTCTTTCTAAGCTAAAGGGTGTGCAGAGGGTGTGGCCAGCAGTTTGCACCTACTGCTgcccaaaccccaaaactgaaaCTTCAGCAGGGTACAAGTGCCTGAGCCTGAAGCAGATGTGCCGGCTGCTGTGCAGCGTGCCACAGCCCTTCCAACCCAGCCCCGGCTGCTTTCTGTCACATCTGACGCTGAAGCCCCCGTGACACAAGACTGGCACGCTTTCAAAGTTATCTATTAAAGTAAACGCATTGAATCCTGTCATGCATAGGCTTTGTGAAGAGAAGTGATTAACTGCCTGCCTAAATCTGCTTGCGTTCAAACTTTGAACCATGCAGCcagaaagaaataggaaagtTCCTTTCCTATggtaaaaatgcaaatgccCTGCAGAAACATCAAGAACCAAAGGAAATTACTTACTAGCTGGCTTGAGGAGTGACAGACTCTGGGTTTGGAGGTGGCTGTGCCCCAGTCGTGAGCCAGGACCCCTTGAGAGCCGGGTTGTCTTTCCAGTGGGTGCCCGATCCTGGGACGGGCTCTGATCAGATCTGccttctgcttcccagcacagggctggccGTGGTGAAGGatgcagaggagaaggatgctgaggagaagggggaggaggaggaggtctTCCCCGCAGGCTCGCCAGTGCCGCTGAGCACACTGCATGGCAGGAGCCGCTACTCAGCATGGGTGCAGGCCAGCAACGCGCTGGGCACTGCCCGCTCAGCCCCTCGGCCTCTCgacctgcaggagctgggtACGTCCGTCCAGCTGTCCATCCgtgagctgctggggctgtgcatgGCCATACACGCTGCCCTGAAGCATCGCTCTGGGGATGTGGGACCTGTGCAGCTCACACACAGGAGGGCAGCCCCCGTGGTGTGCcagcaccccccccccgccatgctTTGCTGGTTCTCCCCGCAGTggtgcccaccccacccctggtCGACAGTGCTGAGACGACAGAGACATCACCTCCCACAACCATCATCCACTGGAGAAGGCAGACACTGCTGGAGAACGTGCACTGTGAGGAGCGACACAAAGCCACAGGCACCCCAGCATGGCATGTGAGACAGCCTGGGACCCCCCAAAACCTCCCCACATACAGACCTgtgtgcaggagctgcctgctctTTGGAGACGCACCAGTCCTGGTCTTGCTGGAGACCCCTAAGCACCCACAGGCAATGGGAGGATTTGGGGTCATTCAAAAGCCACCCCTTTGGTTTGGTGCCAGTGGGGGGCACACACCCCtggccaccaccagcccctCTTTGCCGGGGCAGGACAATTAACACTCTCCAACAGAGCAGGCAGCCTTTGGGGCAGGGTTATCTCTGCTTCTTAAGCAAAAGGGCAAAATTCAGAATAACTCTACAAGGacaaggcaaaaaaacctcCGGGGATGCCCCAGCGCACACGCACTTCACCGATTGCCCAGTGCACCAGCAGACACAACTACGCTGGGGGCAGCTCCACCCATGTCCCTTTTGGAAACCTCCCTGGGTGCTGACAGGGGCTGAGGCTGGATCCCAGTACCCACCGCAGCCTCCCAAATTGCTGTGGTGTCCAAAGCCCATGCAGCGGTGGTCTGGGAGCTCTCACTGCACCCACCAGCTTGCCCAGTGCATTAGCAGAGGGGACTGTGTGTGCACCGTGTTTTGCAACAGCATCAGTCTCAAAAAGACATGCTGGAGCCCCACAGGAGGCACAGCAGCGATGGGGACCCCTTGGCAGTCAGTGCCCCGGGGCTTAGCCAGCCCCATAGAGTCAGAGAACTGCGGAATCATTGgggttgggaaagacctttaagaccatcaagCCCAACCATTAGCCCAGTACTGCCAAACCCACCGctaacccatgtccctaagcgccacatctgTGTGCCTTTTGAACACCTCCGGGGATggggactccaccacctccctgggcagcctgtgccagggcttgaCAAACCttttggtgctggggaaggaccTTGCCCATCCCTGTCCATGCAGACGAGGAAGGTAGTGACCACCATGTGCTCCCGCTCTGCgtggggggctggctgggtccCGCTTGCCCCTAGCACCCTGCTTCCCTTGCAGGTGGAGCTGTGGGATGGTGCGGCGCAGCACAGGCCCCGCGGGCGGCACGACCTGCAGAGTAACACCCAGTACGTGTTTCAGGTCAGGTGCCGGCTCAGCCCTGCCGACAGCCCCTGGagcccctggagccccccctTCCTCTACACCACCCCTGAGGCAGGTAAGCTCAGCCTCAGCGCTGCTCTCGCTGCattttcccacccagcccttGAGATGCTCCCCAGGGACCCTGCCTGAGCTCTGGCGCTGCACGGCTCATCAGCCAGCCACACGCATGTGTGTGGCATGGACCTGGCATGTGCACAGCGTGCACATGGCACAGGAACCTGCACATCCCCGTGCTGCCAGAGGCCACTGCgtgctgtggtggcctgggaggCTGCGCCACCGTCCCAGGGCTGCGGCCGAGAGCTGAGCACTGCCGCAGGCTAGCAGCTCCTCTCACACCCTCCGAGCACTCCTGGCCCCACAGGCAGGTCCTGGGGATTTGGGCAGGCTCCCGAggctgctgcagcgtgggagcTGGACAGAAACAAGGGGGGCTCTGCAGACACGTGGGTTTCCATACAGAAAGAGGGATGGGATATGTTTACCCATCTTGGGTAGCTTGCTCGCTCCCCAGCAGTGGGAGCACCTCCTGTCCCAGGTGGAAAAGCCACATCACCCGAGGTGTCCCACCAGCCACAAATACCTGTCGTCCTGGGTCACCTTCCCCCTTTGCATCCCAGTTACCGCCCCGTTACCTCGGCCGGCGGCAGGCTGGGATGCCCGAGGAGCAATGTCCTCCCATCCTGGCTGCAGTGAGGAAGCCGGGGACACGCTCGCCCTACAAAGTGGCACTCGCTGCTGTTTGCAGCCTGGGTGGGAGCCCCAGCCGCTCCCCTTCAGCAGCTCACACCACATCCCACGCTTcctcccgcagcccctgccacagcccccgATGTCTGGCGTCGCCTGGGCCCGGCGTTCCCGAACGGCAGCCACGAGGTGACGGTCTTGATCAAGGTAACGCCTGTTTTGGTAGCTGCTGTGCCATTTTTGCatgctctgctcctccctgAAAAGAGCACCTGCCAAGAGGCAGCGGATGGCAATGCCCTTCCTAAAGAGGGACCAAAACTGGGGGGAAGGTGAGACCCCAACATGTCCTGGGGGCAAAATCTCTCCATCCTTGCACCATCcatccctgtgctgcccagccaAGGGGATGGCTGTCCTGCACTGGGGCAGCTCAGCACTGGACCTCATGCCCATCCCCATTGGGCTGTCTTTCTCACTGTTCACAGCCCCTGTCACCCCAGGATGCCAGAGGGAGGATCCTGGGCTACACCGTGGCTGCCGAGAGCCCCTGGGGAACGCTGCTTCTCTGCAACACCTCCAGCACGGTGTGCAGCATCCTGGTGCCCCCGGGAGCCCACACCCTCCGCATCACCGCATACAATTCCAAGGGGGCTTCCAGCCCGGCCAGCATCACCCTCAGCCAGGGAGCTGGCAGTCAGGAAGGTAGGATCTCACACATGCCAACTGCCGCTTTTGTCAGGATTGCAGGGGGAAAATGCTGCCTGGTGCATGCATGGCTTTAAAGGAAGGGGAAAGCCCCGGCGGTGTGCTACCCACCATGGAGGAACATGATAACCTCCAGACGAGGCCAGCATCCCCCGGAGATGGAGATGCTCCACAGCCACATAACTCAGCCCTCGGCCTCTGAAGGCAGCAATGACaagcttaaaaataagtttgtcCAGCCCACGCTGGCTGGCAGGACGGTGCTGTGCGGCAGGCTCGGCACAAGGGTGCTCCCCTGCTCCGTGCTCCCCAAAATAGCTCCGGCTGCCTCTGCCAGGGGGagccctggctgggagctgggtcCTTGCAAACAGtaagggagggaaaagaaatccttccctggCCACCGTGGGTTCCCTCCAACACAGGCTGTGGTTTTCCCCACAACCACACtttcctgtttctgaaaaaatgtctcttttaaTGAGCAACAGGAGGGGAAAGTCCCATTCAAATTGAGGACAAATATATGACTAAAAAGAAACTAAGAGAAATAAGGTGGAAAAATTTCTCTAATCTCCCATACTTATCAGAATCACACGCCTTTCTTGTAAGAAGTGACAGGTAGAGTGTTTCAGATGGAACATGGCAAAGCTGAAGATATGCTTTGTGATACATGTACGTGAGCACAGAGGTATCTGGGTGAGCAGAGAGaacaggagttagcagggctcaccGAGGGAGCTGAGCTGGACCTGAGCGGGGAAAGGGGTAAACCCAGGCTCACCAGAAAGAAGCTTCGGGGCAGGACACCAATGTCTGGGGGACAGTGTGCCAGCGAGGTCCTTCGGTCTGCTGTcccaggg contains:
- the IL23R gene encoding interleukin-23 receptor isoform X1; translation: MAGSSEALVIHALLCCLCGGVASIECSGRVWIEPAPMVLMGSNISINCLATPGCPRAEFFIFLNYSLVEGPLHPVNSSTVQLWLHDFQEPFRTVACFTRCPNSKRSQLVCGANIQAGYPPDPPSNLTCTIRERSGHLACTWDRGRLTHLSTHYTLHLRRTGLAVVKDAEEKDAEEKGEEEEVFPAGSPVPLSTLHGRSRYSAWVQASNALGTARSAPRPLDLQELVVPTPPLVDSAETTETSPPTTIIHWRRQTLLENVHCEERHKATGTPAWHVELWDGAAQHRPRGRHDLQSNTQYVFQVRCRLSPADSPWSPWSPPFLYTTPEAAPATAPDVWRRLGPAFPNGSHEVTVLIKPLSPQDARGRILGYTVAAESPWGTLLLCNTSSTVCSILVPPGAHTLRITAYNSKGASSPASITLSQGAGSQEEFPAPVAVEVKPDNLSRVLVAWQPSPRSSRSPLWFIVEGVSTTWYGWEEQYFWKKVPHQETHTYIRAKAVAGGHINVSVYAVYPDGVSRPSSGQVPAEDQLLGSTSSEISHDGDIGVLLGLGISVVTLSVGFVILMSKKSARKRINATVVSLLPKWLSEDFPHMENSSVVKALQEKSDSMSDSFYEPFLDSSDPMVTEIEEVPVHEEDRNMVTRRKPSREVPEDRQHPGSTAPANIVTPEQISDYKPQVSDGNPLGYVAANIYPSQPPAALPEPEMNTFFRDYTSPVPNLWDGEGGEHPICLLEKINLILNSSRSGQSHVFDSAQGGHGSLPGHQWGLAPAGDVQEQMLVPDELVSCLKAMNGEPVDIKTCFPQSIGRSF